cacatagcaagtttgagaccagtctgggctacataaaaccctgtctaaaacaaaacaacaaaagtctgGTGTAGTGAAATAATTACtatgaatcattttttttctttgtgtttctgtgtagcatatgtgtgtgagggaaGTTATGTGGAGGTGGGCAgaagttgacatcaggtgtctttaatttttgtttgtttgtttgttttgttttgagatgagctagctatgcagaccaggctggcctcaaactcaagagatttcCCCTCACTGTggctcctgagcactgagattaaagacctgagccaccatgcctagcttcacctttttagattttcaaattacatttatttgtttgcttgtttattgtgTATTCCTGAGAGCTGGACTGTGAGTGCCACGGCACATGTGTGGTGAAGACAGGACAAcctgtgagagtcagttctctccttccaccacataagtcccaaggatcaaactcaggttgtcaggcttggtgacaaatgcctttacccactacaCCATTTCGACAgccttcaccttattttttgagacagggtctctcagtgaaccagTAGCTCATCAAAGCAACTCAACCAGGAGACCAGAAGGCCCCAGGGAGACTCCTGTCTCTCCCTGGTGTTGAGATTACAGTGTGTGCTGCATGTCCACCTTTCCACATGGGTACAGGGAGCAAACTCACatcttgtgtagcaagcactttatgaaTGAGTCATGCCCCTATGGGTCACGGTTTTTTATGTGTGCCACTGGCTTCCATCTTGTAAAACTGAAAGTCTGTAGCCATTAAACAGTCATTGTCCACTGTTCCAGCCTGCTGCCTTAGCCAATTTCACTCTGGTATTTATGAATTTGACAGTTCTAGGTTGAAGCTGTTCTGTTCTCTGCTGTGGAAACATCTTTGCTTAATGTCAATGAGTTGAGTGATGGGGACGGCCAAGGCCAAGTTCAGAGGGGCTAAGGTCCCCAAGGGTACAGTAGTTAGAGAAGGCTGCTTGTAGAGCGAGGAGAAAAGACAACAGGAGCCAATTGAGCACTCAGAAGGATTATGAGTTaagggcatcctgggctacatagtcccACAGGGTGAGGAGACAACAGGAAAATGACTCAGATGTTTGGTGTTTGTGGCCTGCCCTTTGGTTTATGACAGCCACCTCAGCTGCACTGACCTTTGCCTCCATCATACAAGTGGAGGCACCAGGCCGCCTTGCAAAGTTACAGAGCACTGACAGCTTCCAGAACCATGGGGACCAGCCACCGCAGTCGGTCCTTTCGAGAACCCCGATCTTGCTATGGGAAGCTCCATGAGTCCCAGGAGAGCCGACTCCACCGGGCACTGAGCCTCAGACAGGGCCGTGAGAAGTCCAGGTCGCAGGGCCTTGATGGCATGGAAGGACTGGAGGTCTCTGCTCAGGAGCGACTGCCAGGGACCCTGGGAGACACAGAGCAGCTgatccaaagccagagagaaggccGCCAGCGATGGCTGAGGCAATACCAACAGGTGCGGCT
The DNA window shown above is from Cricetulus griseus strain 17A/GY chromosome 3, alternate assembly CriGri-PICRH-1.0, whole genome shotgun sequence and carries:
- the CUNH11orf86 gene encoding uncharacterized protein C11orf86 homolog isoform X1, which codes for MGTSHRSRSFREPRSCYGKLHESQESRLHRALSLRQGREKSRSQGLDGMEGLEVSAQERLPGTLGDTEQLIQSQREGRQRWLRQYQQQVRRRWKSFVASFPSVTLNRPASPETSLNTNS
- the CUNH11orf86 gene encoding uncharacterized protein C11orf86 homolog isoform X2 yields the protein MGTSHRSRSFREPRSCYGKLHESQESRLHRALSLRQGREKSRSQGLDGMEGLEVSAQERLPGTLGDTEQLIQSQREGRQRWLRQYQQVRRRWKSFVASFPSVTLNRPASPETSLNTNS